A segment of the Carya illinoinensis cultivar Pawnee chromosome 1, C.illinoinensisPawnee_v1, whole genome shotgun sequence genome:
ataactattagtaaagttatatttattttttaaaatttttttaatgattaaagatgttaaaaaaatatttaaaataaaatagtaaagaGAAACGATTTCATCAATTTTATTACTTGTCAACtgataaaattgtaaaataattttattgccTTATTGTAAACCGGTTGTCAATAAGTAGGAAGGGTATCATTGTCctttcattttacttttcattttctcttttcttcttgcgCAAGCACCTTCCGATTGACACCAAAGCCCATTTCTCAACCGCCTCCGTCAACCTCCGTTTTGTATTACTTCTAGTTATTCTCAATAGGAAAAagttttttgtcattttcacattttatacattatatttattttaattttttttatattaaatatataatgtatagatgataaataaaataatttaattaatttaataaaaataaaataaaataaaaaataaaataagataatattttaatatataaaatatataatataggatGACGTGTATCAGTCCTCGTATATGACAGCTCCGTTTTGTATTACTTCCAGTTATTCTCTATAAATGCCGGCTCATCTCTCCCCTCCACCTAACGGCCGCTCTAATCCCGTAGACCGTTAGATGTCCCCACCTGTACCCCCTCCCTTCtctcgtgtatatatataatgcattcCTCTTACAACCAGTTTCTCGATCTGAGAAAAAATGGAGCACCCCTTCTCTGTGTTTGTTCTATTcgctttcttttctctcatctctctctcttccgcAGAATCCACGGACAATATCGGCCTCGCGCGATCGAATCTCCCCTCCGTTCAGGCCGAGAAGCTTATCAGAGAACTGAATTTGTTTCCCACACATGACCTCAACGTCATCGACGGTCGAGATTATGCTCCCCAACCCAAGAAGCTTGTCGAGAAGCCGCTTAGGTTTCCGAACCTCCTGGGCTCGGGAGTCCCCGTGGAGGATTTGGGCCACCACGCTGGGTACTACAACATCGAGCATTCACACGCTGCTAGGTCAACTCTCTCAAATCCTCTAgtattccttcttttctttctcccaATTTTTGGTGTAATCTAGGAATTTCAATCTTCCCCAATTGGTACCTTCATGCGGTTGATCTAAATCCAAGCCCTAGATCTTATtttgattatcattttttttttgcatatggTTCTCTAATTGAAACTGTATAAGTTTGTCCCCCTTTATCTCATCGTATTGAAAACACTTGCAgtaattaattgttttttttttttaatttgtggtCTTTCCTAAAATGTGACCGACTCATACGGTTATTCGGGGTTTTTTCGTTCCAAAAAATGAGTTTCTTGTTCCGTGCAAGTGGACCCGATTTGCAAATTCCAAATCATCGTACCTAATTGTaggttggttttatttttaattctggAATGCTGTGTTTATCTGGCGTTTGCATGCTTCCTACTGCAGGCAGCAACTAGCTTTACGTTTTAGCGGATAGGTGTAAACGTGCTGCTCCTTTTTTATTGAGATTTCCTACATATAACCATATAAGTCCAcacatcacatttttttttccaatttttttttggatttatttttcttaaattaattgaattattttactcGTTATccatatactaaatatttagtaaaagaaaaaaaatttaaaaatatgtagtaTGTGagtttatatttagaatttttcttttttattaaaacaaaattagcGGCAAGTCCCAGGTgtatgatttgaaaaagtatcAATCATCCCACATCACacactttacatattttaatattattctttttaattattttattttattctttatttttatacatttgggGGTTTTGAAATCCAGACTTCCATTTTGGAGACCAATCAGGCTAGAGGCTATTTGcttattcttgttaaactaattgagttgttctatttatcatctatatattacaTAGATATAGTGTATATTGtgtagaaataataaatataattatttttttgaaaaatgatactaTAACTAGATAGTGAAGTTATAGCGAAGTCGCTGGTCTTGGTTGATAATCAACCATCACTAGCTTTGTAGTTTGTTTGTAAGTAGCATGTTGGTACTGACGTTTTGTTCGTGTGCATGTCAGTTTCTTGCTCCCTCGTTACTCTTCTTAGTACCCCCTTTGTTGTTTTGCAGGATGTTCTACTTTTTCTTTGAATCACGCAACAGCAAGAAAGACCCCGTTGTTATCTGGTTGACCGGAGGGCCTGGGTGTAGCAGTGAATTGGCCATGTTCTATGAAAATGGCCCTTTCACCATTGCAGACAATTTGACCCTTGTGTGGAACGAGTACGGTTGGGACCAAGTATGTTTGATCTTTCAATTCCCCTATATGGTTGGATTGTATTATTTCAAGCTATATGGTTGGATTGTATTAGTTCAAGCTAGTATCATATGCTTAGTATGGCATAGTTGggtgtttctttttttcttttttgatgttTACAAGTGAagtaacatattttttatttgtgattTTGTAGGCATCAAACCTTCTCTATGTTGACCAACCTACTGGGACCGGCTTTAGTTATACTTCTGATAGCCGTGACATTCGGCACAATGAAGAAGGTGTTAGTAATGACCTTTATGACTTTTTACAGGTGATAGTTATATTTCTAttccaaattttattaaaacagaTTTTCAATTCAGCAAAATTTTCCTCAGTTGAATGATTTGTTGATTATAATATTGTGTGGTcagaatttgtaaaataaagagCATACCAATTttttgggaaagaaaaaaattttatgtttgtattGATACGAGGGAGGAGGAGAGCTGTGTTACTAAATGATTAAGATTTTTAACttcatcaaatattattttgaccGGTTGGGCTTTTCAATGGTATAAGGCCTTCTTCGCAGAGCATCCTGAGTTTGCAGAGAACGACTTTTACATAACTGGAGAATCATATGCTGGGCATTATATCCCTGCTTTTGCTGCTCGTGTCCACCGAGGAAACAAAGCTAATGAAGGAATCCATGTAAACCTTAAGGTACATCGCCGGTATAACATAATGTAAAGTTATATTTGGCCACTCTACCTTTTTCTGAGCTGAGATTAAATGTTCAACAGGGATTTGCCATTGGCAATGGACTTACTGATCCTGCAATCCAATATAAAGCATATACTGATTATGCGCTGGACATGggcataatttcaaaatctGCATACAATCGAATTAAAATGGTGGTTCCAGTCTGTGAAACGGCAATCAAGCTTTGTGGTAAGTTTGTGGGTGAGATTGGCTGCTTGTCCCCTTCTAaaggttccccccccccccccccccccccccccaaaaaaaaaaaaaaaaaaaaaaccaaaaaacaattctgttttttttttttttgtgctgtGAATGAACCTATAGCTTACAGTTGTTTCCCATgggatattttttttgtaagtatttccCATGGGATATCCATGGTGAAAATTGATACCATGTTGATCTTTAATCCAATCCTTTTGCATTTGGGCCAATATTGTTGATTATTGAAGGGCGGATTctcttgttaattttttttttttttttttttggtactttTTCTCCAGGCACTGATGGGACAATCTCTTGTGTTGCTTCATATTTTGTTTGCAATACCATATTCAGCAGCATCATGGCCCTTGCTGGTGATACCAATGTAAGAAATAGCATG
Coding sequences within it:
- the LOC122288607 gene encoding serine carboxypeptidase-like; the encoded protein is MEHPFSVFVLFAFFSLISLSSAESTDNIGLARSNLPSVQAEKLIRELNLFPTHDLNVIDGRDYAPQPKKLVEKPLRFPNLLGSGVPVEDLGHHAGYYNIEHSHAARMFYFFFESRNSKKDPVVIWLTGGPGCSSELAMFYENGPFTIADNLTLVWNEYGWDQASNLLYVDQPTGTGFSYTSDSRDIRHNEEGVSNDLYDFLQAFFAEHPEFAENDFYITGESYAGHYIPAFAARVHRGNKANEGIHVNLKGFAIGNGLTDPAIQYKAYTDYALDMGIISKSAYNRIKMVVPVCETAIKLCGTDGTISCVASYFVCNTIFSSIMALAGDTNYYDIRKKCEGSLCYDFSNMEKFLNEKSVRNALGVGDMDFVSCSPTVYQAMLVDWMRNLEVGIPTLLEDGVNLLVYAGEYDLICNWLGNSRWVHAMEWSGQQQFVASPEVPFEVDGSEAGVLKSHGALSFLKVHDAGHMVPMDQPKASLEMLKRWTQGKLSEVPSDSGKSIAEM